The following proteins are encoded in a genomic region of Arachis ipaensis cultivar K30076 chromosome B02, Araip1.1, whole genome shotgun sequence:
- the LOC107624055 gene encoding CDPK-related kinase 3 isoform X2 — MMTTAIAIEDVRREVKILKALSGHKHLIKFHDAFEDANNVYIVMELCEGGELLDRILSRGGKYPEEDAKAIVLQILSVVAFCHLQGVVHRDLKPENFLFTSKSEDADMKLIDFGLSDFIRTDERLNDIVGSAYYVAPEVLHRSYSVEADIWSIGVITYILLCGSRPFWARTESGIFRSVLRADPNFEDLPWPSVSAEAKDFVKRLLNKDYRKRMTAVQALTHPWLRDENRAIPLDILVYKLVKSYIHATPFRRAALKALSKALTEDEFPYLRAQFKLLEPNRDGHVLLDNFKMALIRHATDAMRESKVLDIIHAMEPLAYRKMDFEEFCAAAVSIYQLESLEKWEDIASNAFEHFEREGNRVISVEELARELNLGPSAYSVLRDWIRNSDGKLNLLGYTKFLHGVTPRSSNPRHHR, encoded by the exons ATG ATGACGACGGCGATAGCAATAGAAGATGTTCGGAGAGAGGTGAAGATCTTAAAAGCTCTATCTGGCCATAAGCATCTCATCAAATTTCATGATGCTTTTGAGGATGCCAACAATGTGTACATAGTAATGGA ATTGTGTGAAGGCGGGGAGCTTCTTGACAGGATTTTGTCAAG GGGAGGGAAGTATCCGGAAGAGGATGCCAAAGCTATAGTTTTGCAGATTCTAAGCGTAGTTGCTTTTTGTCATCTTCAGGGCGTCGTGCACCGTGACCTAAAACCGGAG AATTTCCTCTTTACTTCAAAAAGTGAAGATGCTGATATGAAGCTTATTGATTTCGGTTTATCGGATTTCATCCGGACAG acgAACGACTAAATGACATTGTTGGGAGTGCATATTATGTTGCACCAGAGGTACTTCACAGGTCATATAGTGTGGAAGCAGATATATGGAGTATCGGTGTGATTACATATATCTTGTTATGTGGAAGTCGACCATTCTGGGCACGAACAGAATCTGGAATTTTCCGTTCAGTGCTCAGAGCTGATCCTAACTTTGAAGATTTACCTTGGCCTTCTGTGTCTGCGGAGGCCAAGGACTTTGTAAAGAGGCTCCTAAACAAGGACTATAGGAAAAGAATGACAGCCGTCCAAGCTCTAA CTCACCCTTGGTTGAGGGATGAAAACCGCGCCATCCCTCTCGATATATTAGTTTATAAACTAGTGAAGTCCTATATACACGCAACACCATTCAGACGTGCAGCATTAAAG GCTCTTTCAAAGGCTTTGACAGAAGACGAATTTCCCTATCTTAGAGCGCAGTTCAAATTGTTGGAACCAAATCGAGACGGCCACGTATTACTCGACAATTTCAAAATG GCCCTTATACGCCATGCAACCGATGCCATGAGGGAGTCAAAGGTTCTTGATATTATACACGCG ATGGAACCACTTGCATACAGAAAGATGGACTTTGAAGAATTCTGTGCAGCTGCAGTTAGCATTTATCAATTGGAATCACTTGAAAAGTGGGAAGATATTGCTTCCAATGCTTTTGAGCACTTTGAGAGAGAGGGTAACCGTGTAATTTCAGTTGAAGAATTAGCAAGA GAATTGAATCTAGGTCCTTCAGCTTATTCAGTTCTGAGAGATTGGATACGAAATAGTGATGGAAAGCTTAATTTACTTGGATATACAAAATTTTTGCATGGTGTCACTCCTCGTAGTTCAAACCCTAGACACCACCGTTAG
- the LOC107624055 gene encoding CDPK-related kinase 3 isoform X1 yields MGQCYGKTNPSPETDAAAIPSSDDLPPPSVTPSVKNTPARALLSPWRSPYPHGGGVTPSPARTATPRRIFRRPFPPPSPAKHIRASLAKRLGRGAVAARAKEGTIPEEGVAAATAEEEEEELDKRFGYGKNFGAKYEIGKEIGKGHFGHTCYARCKKGEFKDQAVAVKIISKSKMTTAIAIEDVRREVKILKALSGHKHLIKFHDAFEDANNVYIVMELCEGGELLDRILSRGGKYPEEDAKAIVLQILSVVAFCHLQGVVHRDLKPENFLFTSKSEDADMKLIDFGLSDFIRTDERLNDIVGSAYYVAPEVLHRSYSVEADIWSIGVITYILLCGSRPFWARTESGIFRSVLRADPNFEDLPWPSVSAEAKDFVKRLLNKDYRKRMTAVQALTHPWLRDENRAIPLDILVYKLVKSYIHATPFRRAALKALSKALTEDEFPYLRAQFKLLEPNRDGHVLLDNFKMALIRHATDAMRESKVLDIIHAMEPLAYRKMDFEEFCAAAVSIYQLESLEKWEDIASNAFEHFEREGNRVISVEELARELNLGPSAYSVLRDWIRNSDGKLNLLGYTKFLHGVTPRSSNPRHHR; encoded by the exons ATGGGGCAGTGCTACGGCAAGACTAATCCCTCGCCGGAAACTGACGCCGCCGCGATTCCCAGCTCCGACGACCTTCCTCCGCCGTCAGTCACGCCCTCGGTGAAGAACACTCCGGCGAGAGCTTTATTGTCGCCGTGGCGGAGCCCTTACCCTCACGGAGGTGGCGTGACACCGTCTCCGGCTAGGACAGCGACTCCGAGGAGGATTTTCCGGCGGCCTTTTCCACCTCCGTCTCCGGCAAAGCATATTCGTGCGTCGTTGGCGAAGCGACTGGGGCGAGGCGCGGTGGCGGCGAGGGCGAAGGAGGGGACTATACCGGAGGAGGGAGTGGCAGCGGCGACggcggaggaagaggaggaggagctgGATAAGAGGTTTGGATATGGAAAGAATTTTGGTGCAAAGTATGAGATTGGGAAGGAAATTGGGAAAGGGCATTTTGGTCATACTTGTTATGCAAGGTGTAAGAAAGGTGAATTCAAGGACCAAGCTGTAGCAGTTAAAATCATTTCCAAGTCTAAG ATGACGACGGCGATAGCAATAGAAGATGTTCGGAGAGAGGTGAAGATCTTAAAAGCTCTATCTGGCCATAAGCATCTCATCAAATTTCATGATGCTTTTGAGGATGCCAACAATGTGTACATAGTAATGGA ATTGTGTGAAGGCGGGGAGCTTCTTGACAGGATTTTGTCAAG GGGAGGGAAGTATCCGGAAGAGGATGCCAAAGCTATAGTTTTGCAGATTCTAAGCGTAGTTGCTTTTTGTCATCTTCAGGGCGTCGTGCACCGTGACCTAAAACCGGAG AATTTCCTCTTTACTTCAAAAAGTGAAGATGCTGATATGAAGCTTATTGATTTCGGTTTATCGGATTTCATCCGGACAG acgAACGACTAAATGACATTGTTGGGAGTGCATATTATGTTGCACCAGAGGTACTTCACAGGTCATATAGTGTGGAAGCAGATATATGGAGTATCGGTGTGATTACATATATCTTGTTATGTGGAAGTCGACCATTCTGGGCACGAACAGAATCTGGAATTTTCCGTTCAGTGCTCAGAGCTGATCCTAACTTTGAAGATTTACCTTGGCCTTCTGTGTCTGCGGAGGCCAAGGACTTTGTAAAGAGGCTCCTAAACAAGGACTATAGGAAAAGAATGACAGCCGTCCAAGCTCTAA CTCACCCTTGGTTGAGGGATGAAAACCGCGCCATCCCTCTCGATATATTAGTTTATAAACTAGTGAAGTCCTATATACACGCAACACCATTCAGACGTGCAGCATTAAAG GCTCTTTCAAAGGCTTTGACAGAAGACGAATTTCCCTATCTTAGAGCGCAGTTCAAATTGTTGGAACCAAATCGAGACGGCCACGTATTACTCGACAATTTCAAAATG GCCCTTATACGCCATGCAACCGATGCCATGAGGGAGTCAAAGGTTCTTGATATTATACACGCG ATGGAACCACTTGCATACAGAAAGATGGACTTTGAAGAATTCTGTGCAGCTGCAGTTAGCATTTATCAATTGGAATCACTTGAAAAGTGGGAAGATATTGCTTCCAATGCTTTTGAGCACTTTGAGAGAGAGGGTAACCGTGTAATTTCAGTTGAAGAATTAGCAAGA GAATTGAATCTAGGTCCTTCAGCTTATTCAGTTCTGAGAGATTGGATACGAAATAGTGATGGAAAGCTTAATTTACTTGGATATACAAAATTTTTGCATGGTGTCACTCCTCGTAGTTCAAACCCTAGACACCACCGTTAG